In Pseudomonas sp. MYb327, one DNA window encodes the following:
- the rraA gene encoding ribonuclease E activity regulator RraA, which yields MNHYLTPDLCDAYPELVQVLEPMFSNFGGRDSFGGEIVTIKCFEDNSLVKEQAELKGNGKVLVVDGGGSLRRALLGDMIAEKAAKNGWEGLVIYGCIRDVDVIAQTDLGVQALASHPMKTEKRGIGDLNVAVTFAGVTFHPGHYIYADNNGVIVSPSPLKMPE from the coding sequence ATGAACCATTACCTCACGCCTGACCTGTGCGATGCCTACCCGGAGCTGGTGCAGGTGCTGGAACCGATGTTCAGCAATTTCGGCGGCCGTGATTCTTTCGGCGGCGAAATCGTGACCATCAAGTGCTTCGAAGACAACTCGCTGGTCAAGGAACAAGCCGAACTCAAGGGCAACGGCAAGGTGCTGGTGGTCGATGGCGGTGGTTCCCTGCGTCGTGCGCTGCTGGGCGACATGATCGCCGAGAAAGCCGCGAAGAACGGTTGGGAAGGGCTGGTGATCTACGGTTGCATCCGTGACGTCGACGTCATCGCACAAACCGATCTCGGCGTTCAGGCCCTCGCCAGCCATCCAATGAAAACCGAGAAGCGCGGCATCGGTGACTTGAACGTAGCCGTGACCTTCGCCGGCGTGACCTTTCATCCAGGCCATTACATCTATGCGGATAACAACGGCGTGATCGTCTCGCCGAGCCCCCTGAAAATGCCTGAGTAA
- the ppsA gene encoding phosphoenolpyruvate synthase produces MVEYVVSLDKLGKHDVEHVGGKNASLGEMISNLAGAGVSVPGGFATTAQAYRDFLELSGLNQQIHDALDALDVDDVNALAKTGAQIRQWIMEAEFPEKLNAEIRTAFATLSAGNPDVAVAVRSSATAEDLPDASFAGQQETFLNIRGVENVIRAAKEVFASLFNDRAISYRVHQGFDHKLVALSAGVQRMVRSETGTAGVMFTLDTESGFRDVVFITGAYGLGETVVQGAVNPDEFYVHKGTLAAGRPAILRRNLGSKAIKMIYGDEAKAGRSVKTVDVDKADRARFCLTDAEVSELAKQAMIIEKHYQCPMDIEWAKDGDDGKLYIVQARPETVKSRTQANVMERYLLKETGTVLVEGRAIGQRIGAGKVRIIKDVSEMDKVQPGDVLVSDMTDPDWEPVMKRASAIVTNRGGRTCHAAIIARELGIPAVVGCGNATQLLKDGQGVTVSCAEGDTGFIFEGELGFDIKKNSVDAMPDLPFKIMMNVGNPDRAFDFAQLPNAGVGLARLEFIINRMIGVHPKALLNYDGLPQDIKESVDKRIAGYDDPVGFYVEKLVEGISTLAAAFWPKKVIVRLSDFKSNEYANLIGGKLYEPEEENPMLGFRGASRYISESFRDCFELECRALKRVRNEMGLTNVEIMVPFVRTLGEASQVVDLLAENGLARGENGLRVIMMCELPSNAILAEEFLEFFDGFSIGSNDLTQLTLGLDRDSGIIAHLFDERNPAVKKLLANAIAACNKAGKYIGICGQGPSDHPDLAKWLMEQGIESVSLNPDSVLETWFFLAEGQAQA; encoded by the coding sequence TTGGTAGAGTACGTAGTTTCCCTCGACAAGCTCGGCAAACACGATGTTGAGCACGTGGGGGGCAAGAACGCATCCCTGGGCGAGATGATCAGCAACCTTGCAGGTGCCGGTGTATCCGTGCCTGGTGGCTTCGCCACGACCGCTCAGGCTTATCGTGATTTCCTGGAGTTGAGCGGCCTGAATCAGCAGATTCACGACGCGCTCGATGCCCTGGACGTCGATGACGTGAATGCCCTGGCCAAGACTGGTGCCCAGATCCGCCAGTGGATCATGGAAGCCGAGTTCCCTGAAAAACTGAATGCCGAAATCCGTACCGCGTTCGCCACGCTGTCCGCCGGCAACCCTGACGTGGCCGTGGCCGTGCGTTCTTCCGCTACCGCCGAAGACTTGCCGGATGCTTCCTTCGCCGGTCAGCAGGAAACCTTCCTGAACATCCGCGGTGTCGAAAACGTCATTCGCGCCGCCAAAGAGGTGTTCGCTTCCCTTTTCAACGACCGCGCGATTTCCTACCGCGTGCACCAGGGCTTCGACCACAAGCTGGTTGCCCTGTCGGCCGGCGTACAGCGCATGGTCCGCTCCGAAACCGGCACCGCCGGCGTGATGTTCACCCTCGACACCGAGTCGGGCTTCCGTGACGTGGTGTTCATCACCGGCGCCTACGGCCTGGGTGAAACCGTCGTACAAGGCGCGGTGAACCCGGATGAATTCTACGTCCACAAAGGCACGCTGGCCGCCGGTCGCCCTGCGATCCTGCGCCGCAACCTGGGCAGCAAAGCCATCAAGATGATCTACGGCGACGAGGCCAAGGCCGGTCGTTCGGTCAAGACCGTCGATGTCGACAAGGCTGATCGCGCGCGTTTCTGCCTGACCGACGCTGAAGTCAGCGAACTGGCCAAGCAGGCGATGATCATCGAAAAGCACTACCAGTGCCCGATGGACATTGAATGGGCCAAGGACGGTGACGACGGCAAGCTGTACATCGTGCAGGCCCGTCCGGAAACCGTTAAGAGTCGCACCCAGGCCAACGTCATGGAACGTTACCTGCTGAAAGAAACCGGCACTGTGCTGGTTGAAGGCCGCGCCATCGGTCAGCGCATCGGCGCCGGCAAGGTCCGCATCATCAAGGACGTGTCCGAAATGGACAAGGTCCAGCCGGGCGACGTACTTGTTTCCGACATGACCGACCCGGACTGGGAACCGGTTATGAAACGCGCCAGCGCCATCGTCACCAACCGTGGCGGCCGTACTTGCCACGCGGCGATCATCGCCCGTGAACTGGGCATCCCGGCCGTAGTGGGCTGCGGCAACGCCACCCAGCTGTTGAAAGACGGCCAGGGCGTGACCGTTTCCTGTGCTGAAGGCGACACCGGTTTCATCTTCGAAGGCGAACTGGGCTTCGACATCAAGAAGAACTCCGTGGACGCCATGCCGGATCTGCCGTTCAAGATCATGATGAACGTCGGCAACCCGGACCGCGCTTTCGACTTCGCTCAGCTGCCGAACGCCGGTGTGGGCCTGGCCCGTCTGGAGTTCATCATCAACCGCATGATCGGCGTGCACCCGAAAGCCCTGTTGAACTACGACGGTCTGCCGCAGGACATCAAGGAAAGCGTCGACAAGCGCATCGCCGGTTACGACGATCCGGTTGGCTTCTACGTCGAGAAACTGGTTGAAGGCATCAGCACCCTGGCTGCAGCGTTCTGGCCGAAAAAGGTCATCGTGCGTCTGTCGGACTTCAAGTCCAACGAATACGCCAACCTGATCGGCGGCAAGCTGTACGAGCCGGAAGAAGAGAACCCGATGCTGGGCTTCCGCGGTGCTTCGCGTTACATCAGCGAATCGTTCCGTGACTGCTTCGAACTCGAATGCCGCGCCCTCAAGCGCGTGCGCAACGAGATGGGTCTGACCAACGTTGAAATCATGGTGCCGTTCGTCCGTACTCTCGGCGAAGCGAGCCAAGTGGTCGATCTGCTGGCGGAAAACGGCCTGGCCCGTGGCGAAAACGGCCTGCGCGTCATCATGATGTGCGAACTGCCGTCCAATGCGATCCTCGCTGAAGAATTCCTCGAATTCTTCGACGGTTTCTCCATCGGCTCCAACGACCTGACTCAGCTGACCCTGGGCCTGGACCGTGACTCCGGAATCATCGCTCACTTGTTCGACGAGCGTAATCCGGCGGTCAAGAAGCTGCTGGCCAACGCCATTGCCGCGTGCAACAAGGCAGGCAAGTACATCGGCATTTGCGGTCAGGGCCCTTCGGACCACCCGGACCTGGCCAAGTGGCTGATGGAGCAGGGCATCGAAAGCGTTTCGTTGAACCCCGATTCCGTTCTGGAAACCTGGTTCTTCCTGGCTGAGGGTCAAGCGCAGGCTTGA
- a CDS encoding pyruvate, water dikinase regulatory protein produces MKRSAFFISDGTGITAETLGQSLLAQFENITFSKVTRPYIDNVDKARAMVQQINKAAETDGFRPIIFDTIVNQDIREILATSNGFMIDIFSTFLAPLEQELTEHSSYTVGKSHSIGANTNYMERIEAVNFALDNDDGARTHYYDKADLILVGVSRCGKTPTCLYMAMQFGIRAANYPLTEDDMERLQLPSALRAHQHKLFGLTIDPDRLTAIRNERKPNSRYSSYAQCEFEVREVENLFRRENIPNINSTHFSVEEISAKILVEKGVERRFK; encoded by the coding sequence ATGAAACGATCTGCTTTCTTTATCTCCGATGGCACCGGCATTACTGCCGAAACCCTGGGTCAAAGCCTCCTGGCGCAGTTCGAAAACATTACCTTCAGCAAAGTCACGCGGCCGTACATCGACAACGTGGACAAAGCGCGGGCCATGGTACAACAAATCAACAAAGCCGCCGAAACCGACGGCTTCCGTCCAATTATCTTCGACACCATCGTCAATCAGGACATCCGTGAGATCCTTGCGACTTCCAATGGTTTCATGATCGACATTTTCTCGACCTTCCTGGCACCTCTCGAACAGGAACTGACCGAGCATTCTTCCTACACCGTCGGCAAGTCCCACTCCATTGGTGCGAACACCAATTACATGGAGCGTATCGAGGCGGTGAACTTCGCTCTCGACAACGACGACGGCGCCCGTACGCATTACTACGACAAGGCCGACCTGATCCTGGTCGGCGTGTCGCGTTGCGGCAAAACCCCGACCTGCCTGTACATGGCCATGCAATTCGGGATTCGCGCGGCCAACTACCCGCTGACCGAAGACGACATGGAACGCCTGCAACTGCCTAGCGCCCTGCGTGCCCACCAGCACAAGCTGTTCGGCCTGACCATCGACCCGGACCGCCTCACCGCGATCCGCAACGAACGCAAGCCCAACAGCCGCTATTCGAGCTACGCCCAGTGCGAGTTCGAAGTGCGCGAGGTGGAAAACCTGTTCCGCCGCGAGAACATTCCGAACATCAACTCCACGCATTTCTCCGTGGAAGAAATCTCCGCGAAGATTCTGGTGGAGAAAGGTGTCGAGCGGCGGTTCAAGTAA
- the prpD gene encoding 2-methylcitrate dehydratase: MSANVDLNNRPDYDPVLQDIADYVLNYTIESREALDTARNCLMDTLGCGLLALRFPECTKHLGPIVEGTVVPFGARVPGTSYRLDPVKAAWDIGCIVRWLDYNDTWLAAEWGHPSDNLGGILAVADHLSQKRVANGEAPLTVRVVLEAMVMAHEIQGIIALENSFNRVGLDHVILVKVASTAVTAKLMGANREQLLSALSHAFSDGQALRTYRHAPNAGSRKSWAAGDASSRGVRLADVAMRGEMGIPGVLSAKQWGFYDVLFSHTNKDLALKPEDKRAFSFSRTYGSYVMENVLFKISFPAEFHAQTACEAAVTLHPQVRNRLHEIDRIVITTHESAIRIISKVGPLANAADRDHCIQYMTAVPLAFGNLVAEHYEDDFHKAHPIIDVLREKMVIVENPVFTREYLEADKRSIANGIQVFFKDGSSTENVVVEYPIGHRRRRADGIPLLEDKFKANLLTRFTSQRSEEIFALCKDQQRLEATPVNRFVDLFVI; the protein is encoded by the coding sequence ATGAGCGCCAACGTTGACCTCAACAACCGCCCCGACTACGACCCGGTCCTGCAGGACATTGCCGATTACGTCCTGAACTACACAATCGAGTCTCGGGAAGCCCTCGACACTGCCCGCAACTGCCTGATGGATACCCTCGGCTGTGGCCTGTTGGCGCTGCGTTTTCCTGAATGCACCAAGCATTTGGGCCCGATTGTCGAAGGCACGGTCGTCCCGTTCGGTGCCCGTGTGCCGGGCACCAGTTATCGGCTCGATCCTGTGAAGGCAGCATGGGACATCGGATGCATCGTGCGCTGGCTCGACTACAACGACACCTGGCTCGCCGCTGAATGGGGTCATCCGTCGGATAACCTCGGCGGCATCCTTGCGGTGGCGGATCACCTGTCGCAAAAGCGCGTGGCCAATGGCGAGGCGCCGTTGACGGTTCGTGTGGTTCTCGAAGCAATGGTCATGGCTCACGAAATCCAAGGCATCATCGCCCTGGAAAACTCTTTCAATCGGGTCGGTCTCGATCACGTGATCCTGGTGAAAGTAGCCTCGACTGCCGTGACTGCGAAACTGATGGGCGCCAATCGCGAGCAGTTGCTCTCGGCGTTGTCCCACGCGTTCTCGGACGGCCAGGCATTGCGCACCTATCGTCATGCGCCGAACGCCGGCTCGCGCAAATCATGGGCGGCAGGGGATGCGTCCAGTCGTGGCGTGCGTCTGGCGGATGTCGCGATGCGCGGCGAGATGGGCATTCCCGGGGTGTTGAGTGCCAAGCAGTGGGGCTTCTACGACGTGCTGTTCAGCCATACCAATAAGGATCTGGCGCTCAAACCTGAGGACAAACGGGCTTTCAGTTTCTCCCGAACATACGGCAGCTATGTGATGGAAAACGTGCTGTTCAAAATCAGCTTTCCTGCCGAATTCCATGCGCAAACGGCCTGTGAAGCAGCAGTCACCTTGCATCCGCAGGTTCGAAACCGTCTGCACGAAATCGACAGGATCGTCATCACCACCCACGAATCGGCGATTCGCATCATTTCCAAGGTCGGCCCGTTGGCCAATGCCGCCGACCGCGATCACTGCATCCAGTACATGACCGCTGTGCCGCTGGCCTTCGGCAATCTGGTAGCCGAGCACTACGAGGATGATTTCCATAAGGCGCACCCGATCATCGATGTGCTGCGCGAGAAAATGGTCATCGTCGAAAACCCGGTTTTCACCCGTGAATACCTGGAGGCCGACAAGCGCTCCATTGCCAACGGGATTCAGGTGTTTTTCAAGGATGGGTCCAGCACCGAGAATGTGGTGGTGGAATACCCGATTGGCCATCGTCGGCGTCGTGCCGATGGCATTCCATTGCTGGAGGACAAGTTCAAGGCGAACTTGCTGACACGATTCACCAGTCAGCGGAGTGAGGAGATTTTTGCGTTGTGCAAGGATCAGCAGAGGCTTGAAGCGACACCGGTTAACCGGTTTGTGGATTTGTTTGTTATCTAG
- a CDS encoding alpha/beta fold hydrolase, with protein MQSSSNLFPVALISAERRGDLSEDVYRLKPGNSPDFTVELAVTRLGMADEPAVRGVPVILLHGSFSNRRFWFSPKGLGLGAHLTRLGFDVWIPEMRGHGLSQRNQNYRKNRVADYAQYDLPAIGAFVREQSGQVPHWIGHSLGGITLAAALGGEYIGEPVVASAAFFGTQVSRTYWPLKIPPIEWSGRFILKRFAQLSGSRLKRGPEDEPIGLALESMRWYGLFGRFGDADKDWWAGLANVQVPVLAVSAVGDHQDPAWACRKLFEQLGSEHKQFINLGREQGFADNFGHVEMLVSKVAQAEVWPLVARWLVDQQTPLLGDKADLAAAI; from the coding sequence ATGCAAAGCAGCAGCAACCTATTTCCTGTCGCCCTGATCAGCGCCGAGCGGCGCGGCGATCTGAGCGAAGATGTCTATCGTTTGAAACCCGGTAACAGCCCAGACTTCACCGTCGAACTGGCTGTGACACGCCTCGGCATGGCCGATGAACCGGCGGTGCGCGGCGTGCCGGTGATCCTGTTGCACGGGAGTTTTTCCAATCGGCGTTTCTGGTTTTCGCCAAAAGGGCTGGGGCTTGGTGCCCATTTGACGCGCCTGGGATTCGATGTGTGGATTCCGGAAATGCGCGGTCACGGCTTGTCACAGCGTAACCAGAACTACCGCAAGAACCGTGTCGCCGACTATGCGCAGTACGATCTGCCGGCCATTGGTGCCTTCGTGCGCGAGCAAAGTGGCCAGGTCCCGCACTGGATCGGCCACTCGCTGGGCGGCATAACCCTGGCGGCAGCGCTGGGCGGTGAATACATCGGCGAGCCCGTGGTCGCGTCCGCCGCATTCTTTGGTACGCAAGTCAGCCGTACTTACTGGCCATTGAAGATTCCGCCGATTGAGTGGAGCGGGCGCTTCATTCTCAAGCGTTTTGCCCAGTTGTCCGGGTCACGACTCAAGCGCGGCCCGGAGGACGAGCCGATTGGCCTGGCCCTGGAAAGCATGCGCTGGTATGGCCTGTTCGGGCGCTTTGGCGATGCCGACAAGGACTGGTGGGCAGGCTTGGCTAACGTTCAAGTGCCGGTACTGGCTGTCAGTGCAGTGGGCGACCATCAAGACCCGGCCTGGGCTTGTCGCAAGTTGTTCGAGCAGTTGGGGTCCGAGCACAAGCAGTTTATTAACCTGGGACGTGAGCAGGGTTTTGCCGATAATTTCGGTCACGTCGAAATGTTGGTCAGCAAAGTCGCCCAGGCCGAGGTTTGGCCTTTGGTGGCGCGCTGGCTGGTGGATCAGCAAACGCCGTTGCTCGGTGATAAAGCGGATTTGGCTGCGGCGATCTAA
- a CDS encoding zinc transporter ZntB, with translation MFEEENAQWGLVHALVLNGKGGARSIARTELDDLQLQAHESLWLHWDRSHPQTQTWLRKSSGLSEFSCDLLLEENTRPRLLQLPDSELLLFLRGVNLNPGAEPEDMVSVRIFGSAQRVISLRLRPLRATEELLVQLAEGKGPKTASELILYMAQYLTNKVQDLVSCLSEVVDEEEEKLDSDERYTPEHGSILQIRRRAAALKRFLAPQRDIFGQLTRIKLPWFVDDDGDYWNELNNSLTRYLEELELTRERVGLVLEAEDRRLSVRMNRTMYRFGIITGIFLPMSFLTGLLGINVGGIPFSASPYGFLVACLLMVSVAIGQWWLFRRLRWV, from the coding sequence ATGTTCGAGGAAGAAAACGCGCAGTGGGGGCTGGTGCATGCCCTGGTGCTGAACGGTAAAGGTGGTGCGCGTTCGATTGCCCGAACAGAACTCGATGACTTGCAGTTGCAGGCCCATGAAAGCCTGTGGCTGCACTGGGATCGCAGTCACCCGCAAACCCAGACCTGGCTGCGCAAATCCAGCGGCCTGAGTGAGTTCAGCTGCGACCTGTTACTTGAAGAAAACACCCGTCCACGATTACTACAGCTTCCCGACAGCGAACTGCTGCTATTTTTGCGTGGAGTCAACCTGAATCCGGGTGCCGAGCCAGAGGACATGGTGTCGGTGCGGATCTTCGGTTCCGCCCAACGGGTGATTTCCCTGCGTTTGCGTCCGTTGCGCGCCACCGAAGAGTTGCTGGTGCAACTGGCGGAAGGCAAGGGGCCGAAAACCGCTTCGGAACTCATCCTTTATATGGCGCAGTACTTGACCAACAAGGTGCAGGATCTGGTCAGTTGCCTCTCGGAAGTGGTCGACGAGGAAGAAGAAAAACTGGACTCCGACGAACGGTATACGCCCGAGCACGGATCCATTTTGCAAATTCGTCGCCGGGCTGCTGCGTTGAAGCGGTTTCTCGCTCCGCAGCGGGATATTTTCGGTCAGCTGACGCGGATCAAATTGCCCTGGTTCGTCGACGACGATGGTGATTACTGGAACGAATTGAACAACAGCCTGACCCGCTATCTTGAGGAGCTGGAATTGACCCGCGAGCGGGTGGGGCTGGTCCTGGAGGCTGAAGACCGACGATTGAGCGTGCGCATGAACCGCACGATGTATCGCTTCGGGATCATCACCGGGATTTTTTTGCCGATGAGTTTTCTGACCGGTCTGTTGGGGATAAACGTCGGCGGAATACCCTTTTCCGCGAGCCCTTATGGTTTCCTCGTAGCCTGCCTGCTGATGGTCTCGGTGGCCATCGGGCAGTGGTGGTTGTTCCGCCGTTTGCGCTGGGTTTGA
- a CDS encoding mechanosensitive ion channel domain-containing protein: MELDLWTQSLVTAMTALWTKVANFIPNLFGALVVLLLGFVVAKLLDTLLSKLLAKLGLDRLMGGTGLTKLLSRAGLQVPISTLIGKIVYWFVLLIFLVSAAESLGLERVSATLDMLALYLPKVFGAALVLLVGVLLAQLANGLVRGAAEGVGLDYASGLGRIAQGLVIIISISVAISQLEVKTDLLNHVIVIVLITVGLAVALAMGLGSREIAGQILAGIYVRELYQVGQQVRVGEVEGQIEEIGTVKTTLLTDEGELVSLSNRILLEQHVSSR, from the coding sequence ATGGAACTTGATCTCTGGACACAGAGCCTCGTCACTGCAATGACTGCGTTATGGACCAAGGTTGCGAACTTCATTCCGAACCTGTTTGGCGCATTGGTTGTGCTGCTTCTGGGTTTCGTCGTAGCCAAGTTGCTGGACACTCTACTCTCCAAGTTACTCGCCAAATTGGGACTTGATCGCCTGATGGGTGGTACCGGTCTGACCAAGTTGTTATCGCGTGCTGGCCTTCAAGTACCGATCTCGACGCTGATCGGAAAAATCGTTTATTGGTTCGTTCTGCTTATTTTTCTGGTTTCTGCCGCAGAATCCCTTGGACTTGAGAGAGTTTCAGCTACGCTTGACATGCTTGCGTTGTATTTGCCGAAGGTATTCGGTGCCGCGCTGGTGTTGCTGGTGGGTGTTTTGCTGGCGCAACTGGCCAACGGACTGGTGCGCGGTGCGGCAGAAGGCGTAGGGCTGGACTACGCTTCAGGGTTGGGACGAATTGCCCAGGGCCTGGTGATCATCATCAGTATCTCGGTTGCGATCAGCCAGCTGGAAGTCAAAACTGATCTGCTCAACCATGTCATTGTCATTGTATTGATCACCGTTGGTCTGGCAGTAGCGCTGGCCATGGGGCTGGGAAGCCGGGAAATTGCCGGTCAGATTCTTGCGGGAATCTATGTGCGTGAGTTGTATCAGGTTGGGCAACAAGTACGTGTTGGCGAGGTCGAAGGTCAGATCGAAGAGATCGGCACGGTTAAAACCACATTGCTGACCGATGAGGGTGAGCTAGTCTCTCTCTCCAATCGGATCCTTCTCGAGCAGCATGTGAGTAGCCGCTAA
- the prpF gene encoding 2-methylaconitate cis-trans isomerase PrpF produces MAHAAQIKIPATYMRGGTSKGVFFSLQDLPEVAQVPGPARDALLLRVIGSPDPYDKQIDGMGGATSSTSKTVILSKSIKADHDVDYLFGQVSIDKPFVDWSGNCGNLTAAVGSFAISNGLVDASRIPHNGMAVVRVWQANIGKTIIAHVPITNGEVQETGDFELDGVTFPAAEVQVEFLDPAAEEEGGGGSMFPTGNLIDDLEVPGVGTFKATMINAGIPTIFVNAEDIGYKGTELQGAINGDPKALLMFETIRAYGALRMGLISNVDEAAKRQHTPKVAFVAKPADYVSSSGKAVAAEDVDLLVRALSMGKLHHAMMGTAAVAIGTAAAISGTLVNLAAGGVERNAVRFGHPSGTLRVGAEASLVNGEWTVNKAIMSRSARVLMEGFVRVPGDSF; encoded by the coding sequence ATGGCTCACGCAGCTCAGATTAAAATTCCCGCCACCTACATGCGCGGCGGCACCAGCAAAGGCGTGTTCTTCAGCCTGCAGGATTTGCCCGAAGTAGCACAGGTTCCTGGCCCGGCCCGCGACGCGTTGCTGTTGCGCGTAATTGGCAGCCCGGATCCTTACGACAAGCAAATCGACGGCATGGGCGGCGCGACCTCCAGCACCAGCAAAACCGTGATCCTGTCGAAAAGCATTAAGGCCGATCACGACGTCGATTACCTGTTCGGTCAGGTCTCCATCGACAAGCCATTCGTCGACTGGAGCGGCAACTGCGGCAACCTGACCGCGGCGGTCGGTTCGTTCGCCATCAGCAATGGTTTGGTAGACGCCAGCCGCATCCCGCACAACGGCATGGCCGTGGTGCGCGTGTGGCAGGCCAACATCGGCAAGACCATCATCGCCCACGTGCCGATCACCAACGGTGAAGTGCAGGAAACCGGCGATTTCGAACTCGACGGCGTGACCTTCCCGGCAGCGGAAGTGCAGGTCGAATTCCTCGACCCGGCAGCGGAAGAAGAGGGCGGCGGCGGGTCGATGTTCCCTACCGGCAACCTGATCGATGACCTCGAAGTACCTGGCGTTGGCACCTTCAAGGCAACCATGATCAACGCCGGTATCCCGACGATTTTCGTCAATGCCGAAGACATCGGCTACAAGGGCACCGAGCTGCAAGGTGCGATCAACGGTGATCCGAAAGCCTTGCTGATGTTCGAAACCATCCGTGCCTACGGCGCATTGCGCATGGGCCTGATTTCCAATGTCGACGAAGCGGCCAAGCGTCAGCACACCCCGAAAGTGGCGTTTGTGGCCAAGCCTGCGGATTACGTTTCGTCCAGCGGCAAAGCGGTAGCAGCGGAAGATGTCGATCTGCTGGTGCGCGCGTTGTCCATGGGCAAACTGCACCACGCGATGATGGGCACGGCGGCGGTGGCGATCGGTACGGCGGCGGCGATTTCCGGCACTCTGGTCAACCTTGCGGCGGGCGGCGTCGAGCGCAATGCTGTGCGCTTCGGTCATCCGTCCGGCACCTTGCGCGTTGGCGCGGAAGCCAGTCTGGTCAACGGCGAATGGACCGTGAACAAAGCCATCATGAGCCGCAGTGCGCGGGTGTTGATGGAAGGCTTCGTGCGCGTGCCGGGCGATTCGTTCTAA